The genomic stretch CGATTGCGTTTATTGGGGCTGTGATCCTAATAATTGTTGGCGCAGTTTGGGTTCGGATGTTTTGGGGGATAACCAAATACTCAAAAAGGCGGGCCCAAAATCGACGTCTTTAATCGAACCCATTGCTTTTACTGAGTGAGTCGCATGGCTGGCAAAATAAAATGCACTCACACCTTGTGGGTTAACCAATAAGGTTAATTGATTGCCAGAGCTGACGTTGGGCCAAATTTTATCTAATTCAGCGAGCCAAACGTCGGTCTGATTGGAGGTGATCCCTAGCCGCTGCCATTGATCTTGAGTCGCTTCCAGTAAGTCATTTTTTGAGATGGATTTAAGGTAAGTTAGGCGTAATGCTTTGGTATCGGATTGATCAACATTGCGATGGCTGGCAAATAATTCAGCTTGGTATAAATCCCAAAACAGATACTGCATCTTGCCTTGGCCCAATTTGTGTAATTGAGCGAGATTCAACCCCTCATCGCTGTGAGCTGAAACGGAAAAGCTAAGTAATATCAATGATAAACATAATTTAAACATAACCAC from Vibrio algicola encodes the following:
- a CDS encoding chalcone isomerase family protein produces the protein MFKLCLSLILLSFSVSAHSDEGLNLAQLHKLGQGKMQYLFWDLYQAELFASHRNVDQSDTKALRLTYLKSISKNDLLEATQDQWQRLGITSNQTDVWLAELDKIWPNVSSGNQLTLLVNPQGVSAFYFASHATHSVKAMGSIKDVDFGPAFLSIWLSPKTSEPKLRQQLLGSQPQ